The Streptomyces sp. 11x1 genomic sequence GGAGATCATCACCAAGGTCCGTACGACCATCTCGGAACTGAGCTGACCTGAGTGCGGCCCGGTCCTCACCAGGACCGGGCCGCACCGTCCGGTGCACCGCCGCCAGGAGTCTCCCGCCACCGCGGACGGCTCCGCCCCGAGCCGCCGCCCGCACGACGACGGCTCCGCAGACCGGAGAACCTGATGGACATATCGATCAAAGACACTCCCGCACCCCCCACCCCACCGACTTCCGAGAGCGCCGTGGACAAGCGAGCCGCCCGTGGTGTCACGCGCCCCGGCGACCGGGTCTTCCTCGGCCTGTCCCGCGGATCGGGCATCTTCCTGCTGGTGCTCATGGCGGCCATCGCCGTGTTCCTCAGCTACCGTGCCGCGCTCGCCATCAGCAAGGACGAGGCCAACTTCTTCACCACCTTCGAGTGGAACCCCACCGGGGTCCCGCCGGAGTTCGGCATCGCGGTGCTGGCGTTCGGCACCATCGTGTCGTCGGTCATCGCGATGGCCATCGCGGTCCCGGTCGCGGTCGGCATCGCGCTCTTCATCACGCACTACGCCCCGCGCAAGCTCGGCGGCCCCATCGCGTACGTGATCGACCTGCTCGCCGCCGTGCCGTCCATCGTGTACGGCCTCTGGGGCATCCTGGTCCTCGTACCGCAGCTCGACGGGCTCTACGGTTGGCTGAACGACTAC encodes the following:
- the pstC gene encoding phosphate ABC transporter permease subunit PstC, which translates into the protein MDISIKDTPAPPTPPTSESAVDKRAARGVTRPGDRVFLGLSRGSGIFLLVLMAAIAVFLSYRAALAISKDEANFFTTFEWNPTGVPPEFGIAVLAFGTIVSSVIAMAIAVPVAVGIALFITHYAPRKLGGPIAYVIDLLAAVPSIVYGLWGILVLVPQLDGLYGWLNDYLGWTGILEWQGGAPRSMLTVGILLAIMILPIITNVSREVFRQVPQMQEEAALALGATRWEVIRMAVLPFGRSGVISASMLGLGRALGETMAVAMVLSSSFEINLSLLDPGGGTFAQNIASKFSEATEMGRDALIASGLVLFVITLLVNGAARLIIARRKEFSGANA